One window of the Triticum dicoccoides isolate Atlit2015 ecotype Zavitan chromosome 3B, WEW_v2.0, whole genome shotgun sequence genome contains the following:
- the LOC119280271 gene encoding LOW QUALITY PROTEIN: serine decarboxylase 1-like (The sequence of the model RefSeq protein was modified relative to this genomic sequence to represent the inferred CDS: substituted 2 bases at 2 genomic stop codons): protein MPAIATLITSAMIKRVPAREHGKYDPPSLSAGYPYNLDFNFSVLAQFHNFSINNLGDPFIESNYGMHSRQFEVTVLDWFACLWELQQHQYWGYITNCGTGGNLHGLLVGRELFPDGIIYASCESHYSVFKAARMYKVECVKIDTLVTGEMNCAILVSILPSPTRERHALNCSYYLCKDSSDXYXPFSFLVGTIVKGAIDDLDRILSILEECGFRDRFYIHCDGALAGLMMPFIKQAPKVSFTKPIGSVRASGHKFMGCPVPCGVIITRLEHVKVLSTDSEYLSSRDGTIMGSRNGHAPMFLWYTLNKKGYRGIRKEVQKCLRNAHYLANRLKEMGVSASLNELSCTVVFERPQDESFVHKWQLAYEGIIAHMVVMPNVGVEKLDDFIEELATKRSCWHEGKVFNIVCVAKNIGQENCLCSLHNKDREQHLTIWS, encoded by the exons GGTACCCTTACAACCTGGATTTCAACTTCAGCGTGCTAGCCCAGTTCCACAACTTCTCCATCAACAACCTTGGCGACCCTTTCATCGAGAGCAACTACGGTATGCACTCAAGGCAGTTTGAGGTCACCGTGCTAGACTGGTTTGCCTGCCTTTGGGAGCTCCAGCAACATCAGTATTGGGGCTACATCACCAACTGCGGAACCGGCGGGAATTTGCACGGCCTACTAGTCGG GAGAGAACTTTTTCCCGATGGAATTATATATGCGTCTTGCGAGTCACATTACTCTGTCTTTAAGGCAGCTAGGATGTACAAGGTCGAGTGCGTCAAGATCGACACTCTAGTCACCGGAGAGATGAACTGTGCAATATTGGTTAGCATCTTACCTTCACCAACTAGAGAGAGACACGCGTTAAATTGTTCATATTATCTATGTAAAGACTCATCTGATTGATATTGACCTTTTTCTTTCCTTGTAGGGACAATTGTGAAGGGAGCAATTGATGATCTTGACAGGATCCTAAGCATTCTTGAGGAATGTGGGTTTCGAGACCGGTTTTATATCCACTGTGACGGTGCTCTGGCCGGTCTTATGATGCCATTTATAAAACAA GCCCCAAAGGTGTCATTCACAAAGCCCATCGGAAGCGTTCGTGCCTCCGGCCACAAGTTCATGGGATGTCCAGTACCATGCGGTGTGATAATAACAAGGCTTGAGCACGTAAAAGTACTTTCTACCGATAGTGAATACCTATCATCCAGAGACGGGACAATCATGGGGAGCCGCAATGGGCATGCGCCAATGTTCCTATGGTACACGTTGAACAAGAAGGGTTATAGAGGCATCCGCAAGGAAGTTCAAAAGTGCTTGAGAAATGCTCATTACCTTGCCAACCGTCTCAAGGAGATGGGAGTCAGTGCATCCTTAAACGAGTTGAGTTGCACGGTGGTCTTCGAGAGGCCACAAGACGAGAGTTTTGTGCACAAGTGGCAGCTCGCCTATGAGGGCATCATCGCACATATGGTAGTGATGCCAAACGTCGGTGTGGAGAAGCTCGATGACTTCATTGAAGAGCTTGCCACCAAGCGGAGCTGCTGGCATGAAGGCAAAGTGTTTAACATAGTATGTGTTGCAAAGAACATAGGGCAAGAAAATTGCCTTTGTAGTCTGCACAACAAGGACCGGGAACAGCACCTTACAATATGGAGTTAA
- the LOC119278853 gene encoding VAMP-like protein YKT61, producing the protein MKITALLVLRSPGDASPSSSSSAGGGGAGGDQQQAAVLANASDVTRFGFFQRPAAREFIVFVARTVALRTRAGTRQTVQHQEYKVHCYNQGGLCAVAFTDDHYPVRSAFSILGKVLEEYLRSYGESWRTAEDKAAQHWQYLDDSLTKYQDPAEADKLLKIQRDLDETKIILHKTIDSVLQRGERLDSLVEKSSDLSVASQMFYKQAKKTNSCCTIL; encoded by the exons atgAAGATCACGGCGCTGCTGGTGCTCCGGTCCCCGGGGGACGCCTccccctcctcgtcctcctcggccggagggggcggcgccggcggggacCAACAGCAGGCGGCGGTGCTGGCGAACGCGTCGGACGTGACCCGCTTCGGCTTCTTCCAGCGTCCCGCCGCGCGCGAGTTCATCGTCTTCGTCGCCCGCACCGTCGCGCTCCGCACCCGCGCCGGCACCCGCCAGACCGTCCAGCACCAAG AGTACAAGGTGCATTGCTACAACCAGGGCGGCCTCTGCGCCGTCGCCTTCACCGACGACCACTACCCCGTCCGGAGCGCCTTCTCCATCCTCGGCAAG GTTCTTGAGGAGTACCTGAGGAGTTACGGAGAGTCGTGGAGGACAGCGGAAGACAAGGCCGCCCAGCATTGGCAATATCTCGATGACTCCTTGACTAAATATCAG GATCCTGCCGAGGCCGACAAGCTGCTGAAGATCCAGAGAGACTTAGATGAAACCAAGATTATTCTT CACAAGACCATCGACAGCGTGCTGCAAAGAGGCGAACGATTGGATAGCCTAGTAGAGAAGAGTTCTGATCTAAGCGTCGCTTCACAG ATGTTCTACAAGCAGGCCAAGAAAACCAACTCCTGCTGCACAATCCTGTAA
- the LOC119278854 gene encoding splicing factor, proline- and glutamine-rich-like: MERDGSGPALAVALVCLLCCLAAGASAAYSVPADPRVTSYIYFHGPAPAASPRRHHHRQHSVVSPAPAPHHAPSPTAGADGLPPSRPPAPVYTRAPEPHFGFPLEPTVGVSAGGPSGALPKKGDGEGYPFVGSNPTVPLPTGVTDTATVRPLPDTANNDDNAKVAGRAAEPLRAGAGAAMIGLLMAVLSTVALLLSSRS, from the exons ATGGAGCGCGACGGCAGCGGCCCCGCACTAGCTGTTGCTCTCGTCTGCCTCCTCTGCTGCCTCGCCGCCGGCGCCTCCGCGGCCTACTCCGTGCCGGCCGACCCCAGGGTAACTAGCTACATCTACTTCCACGGCCCTGCACCGGCGGCGTCcccgcgccgccaccaccaccgtcaGCACAGCGTCGTCTCGCCGGCACCCGCGCCGCACCACGCTCCGTCGCCGACCGCGGGGGCCGACGGCCTGCCACCGTCTCGCCCGCCGGCCCCGGTCTACACGCGCGCCCCGGAGCCGCACTTCGGGTTCCCGCTGGAGCCGACGGTGGGCGTCTCCGCGGGCGGCCCGTCCGGAGCACTGCCGAAAAAGGGAGACGGCGAGGGGTACCCGTTCGTCGGCAGCAACCCCACCGTGCCGCTGCCCACCGGCGTCACCGACACCGCCACCGTGCGCCCGCTCCCCGACACGGCCAACAACGACGACAACGCCAAG GTGGCCGggcgtgccgccgagcccctccgtGCCGGGGCCGGGGCCGCCATGATTGGCCTCCTGATGGCCGTCCTCTCCACTGTCGCCCTGTTGCTGTCCTCCCGGAGCTAG